The Ochotona princeps isolate mOchPri1 chromosome 1, mOchPri1.hap1, whole genome shotgun sequence genome has a segment encoding these proteins:
- the LOC131480271 gene encoding protein JTB-like has translation MPAGAGTRGLPQARRLCWLLCAVTFKFCQAEASVSEDKLSVSASNLPCWLVEEFVVAEECSACSTFQTKTIPECGSTGHVEKITCSPSARNEFKSCSSAVMEQRLFWKFEGAVLGVALVFACLVILRQRQLDRKALEKVRKQIESI, from the coding sequence ATGCCTGCGGGCGCGGGGACGCGTGGCCTCCCCCAGGCCCGCCgcctgtgctggctgctctgcgcCGTCACTTTCAAGTTCTGCCAAGCCGAGGCTTCTGTGTCCGAGGACAAGCTGTCAGTGAGCGCCTCCAATTTGCCGTGCTGGCTGGTGGAAGAGTTTGTGGTGGCCGAAGAGTGCAGCGCATGTTCTACCTTCCAGACTAAAACCATCCCTGAGTGTGGTTCCACGGGGCACGTGGAGAAGATCACGTGCAGTCCATCTGCAAGGAATGAGTTCAAAAGCTGCAGCTCCGCTGTGATGGAACAGCGCTTGTTCTGGAAGTTCGAAGGGGCCGTCTTGGGTGTGGCCTTGGTCTTTGCCTGCCTTGTCATCCTCCGTCAGCGACAGCTGGACAGAAAGGCTCTGGAGAAGGTGCGGAAGCAGATCGAGTCCATCTGA